GGCCAGGATGCTGCGGCGCACCAGCAAGCCCATTCTGCTTTGTGTGAACAAGGCGGACAGTGAGTCGCGCCGACTCGAGGCTAACGAGTTCTACTCACTAGGTCTGGGAGATGTCCACGCTGTTTCGGCCATCCACGGCATCGGCGTGGCTGATCTTCTGGATGCGGTGACCGCGACGTTCCCGGTGGCGGCGGAAGCCGAAGACGATACCACCATGAAGGTGGCCATTATCGGACGGACCAGCGTGGGCAAGTCATCCCTGTTGAACGCGTTGCTCGGCGAGGAGCGGACGATCGTCAGTGCAGTGCCGGGTACCACGCGCGATGCGATCGACACATCGCTCAAGTTCCACGGGCAGAAGATAACCCTGATTGACACCGCGGGCATTCGCAAGCGGGGGGCTGTCTCTCCGGGTGTCGAAAAGTACAGCGTGCTGCGAGCACTCAAGGCCATCGACCGGGCAGACGTAGTGCTTCTGCTGATCGATGGCAGCCAGGGAGTGCTGGCCCAGGATGCGCATATTGCGGGCTATGTGGTCGAGGCCGCCAAGAGCGTGGTGGTGGTGGTCAACAAATGGGATCTGGTGATCAAAGACAGCACCACGATGGATGCCTACAGGGAGCATGTGAAGCAGGAGCTCAAATTCGTACCCTACGCCCCGGTGCTGTTCATCTCGGCTCTGAAGCGGCAGCGCGTGGATCAGGTGCTTGACACGGCCCTCCGAGTGCACGAACAGCGCTTTCAGCGTATCCCTACCTCTGACTTGAACGATCTGGTCCAGGAGTCGATCGCGCGGCACAGCCCTCCGTCTCGCTGGGGCAAAAAGCTCAAGTTCTACTACTCGACTCAGCCAACCGTCGACCCACCAACCCTGGTCTTTTTCGTCAACGACGCGCGGTTGGTTCACTTTTCCTATCAGCGCTATCTCGAGAACCGTATCCGAGAGAGATGGGGCTTTGAAGGCACGCCGATCAGACTGCGCTTCCAGGGCAGAACCGACAAGGACGCCTAAGCCGGTCGCCGAGGATGCCCCTCGCACTGGCGCGAGCTACCGGGTGGCAGCGGCGGCTCCTACCGGGAGGGCTGAGCCTGCGCCAGCTCATCGCGAGGGCCGGCTCTACCTGCCGGTCACCCTGGTGCGGCTGCTGACGCTACTGGCTCTGGTTCTGACCGCAGGGGCTATTGTCCCCGGCGAGAGGTCCCCCATTTCGCGGGGCGCTGGCAGCCTTGAGACTGTGGGCACGGTCCGGGTGGTCCACCTCTCGGGCGACCCCTACGAAATGGGGCTGCAGCAGGGGCGACTGCTGAGCGAGTCTATCCGCGAGCTTGTCAGTCAGTACCTCTACGGCCGTCTGGTCAAGTCGGGCGCCCAGCATTTTTGGATGCTCGTTCAGTCGCGGCTCACCGAGCCCCGGCTGCCGCCGAGCATCCGCAGCGAGCTACACGGCATAGCTGACGGCGCTGGTTTGTCGTACCGGGACGTGTTGCTGCTGAATACGGTACCGGACCAGCTTGCTCTGGCCCATACGCTGCCTGACGCGTCGTTGCTGCGCGGGCTCTTCTCCCCTTCCCTGCCGCTGACCGGCTCGCTATCACTCTGCACCTCCTTTGTTGGCTGGGGTAGCGCGACTGACAATGGACAACTTCTGCTGGGACATAACGTCGAAAACGCAGAGGGGGACGTGCTGCGTGATCAACTGGTGCTCGTGGTTCGGCAGCCCAGGTCCTCGGCTGCCACCGTGAGTTTGGGACTGGCGGGGAGCGTGGGCATTTGGGCCGGTATGAACGAGCGGTCTCTGGCTGTGACCCTGGCGTCGTCCCCTTCGGTTGACGTCAAGTCGGTCGGGCAGCCCCTGCCCATCCTGTTGCGCATGTCGCTCGAGACGAGCGGTGACCTGGAGACGTTGGTTGGCTCTGTCGTGTCCGCGGATCGGCAGTACGGAGGGAACGTGATCGCCGCCGACGGCAAGGCGCCGAGGGCTGTGGCCATTGAACTCTCGGCACACCAGTATGCACTGTTCGACGGCGCAGCGCATGGCGGGGAATTGGTGCGCACGAACCACTTTGTCGATTCAGAGCTGTCAATCACGCAGGCAAGTGCAGTGGATGACGGCGTGAAGCGGGCCAGCCAGGAGCGGCTTGACCGGGTCACCGACTGGATGGAGCGAAACAATGGCTGGATCGGGGTCGACAAGGCCCTGGCGCAGCTGCTTGACGTCAGCTCCTGGCCAGAAGCCGGGCGCACCGATTCGCGGACGCTGCAGAGCATCCTTTTCGTTCCAGCCGATGCTTGTCTCTGGCTGGCTCAAGACGCTCACAGCTCGCCGGGAACTTATTCGCGGCTGACGTTTGATGAGCTGACTGGCAGAAGAGTGGCACCGTAACGGAGCAGCCTGGGCGCCGGAGTGGCGCATCCTGAGCTGGTCGCTGCGCCTTCTGCGGCGGAGATGGATGCAGGTCAGGCTGCAGCCGCAACCGGGCGAGCCCGCAGGGTAGCGAGGCGCTGACACAGGTCTCGGCGAGCGTGGAATAGCCTCGACTTGACCGTGCCGACGGGGCATTCGAGAATGGAGGATATCTCCTCGAGTGGGAGGTCCTGCAGATAGTACAGGACTACCACTGCTCGATGCTTTGCATCGAGGGCCTCAATGCCGCTGTGCACCGCGGCTTTGACCTCGTTGTTCTCTGATCTTTCTTCGGGCGACAACCCGCGAGCGTTGAACAGGCGGTCGCTGATCTCCTCCAACGGAATGGTCATGCGGGACAGGTAGTTGCGGCGCAGGCGGCTGTAACACAGGTTCACCGTCACGCGATGCAGCCACGGTCCCACGGACGGATCCCCGTGGAGGTGGTTCAGGTGCCGATGGGTGCGCACGAAGCAGTCCTGTAGAACCTCCTCGGCCGCCTGACGGTCGCCAAGGATACCCCAGGCGGTGCGGAACACAGAGTGCTCGTACTTGTGGTACAGAATCTCGAAAGCGTCCAGGCTGCCCTGCTGGGCCTCTGCCAAGAGTTCTTGATCGCTTGACCGGGTGTCCATAGCTTCCCTCGCTCCAGGACGGCGATACCAACGGTGCTCTCTCCCAACTCCATTTCGAATATACCGCACGCTCACCTGCCACGGAAGGGAAATCCAGGGGCAAGTGAGGGACAGCCAGGAGTCGTTCACAGCGCCGTGGGCGCGCCTTTGCGGCGGGATATCCTAGGCGTATCATTACGTGCTACTCGTGCATAAAAGGAGATGAAGAATGAGTGACGCGCCCGCTACGCCAGCCGGCACTGAGAGACGCGAAACCGAGTTGCGAGTTGACCAACTACGCAGGGTGTGCGACCCGACTCAGCTAGGGTTCGACACTACCGAGTCGGTCGAACCCCTGACCAGGATTGTGGGACAGGACAGGGCGTTACGCGCCTTGAGCCTCGGTCTGAGCATGACCCGCGATGGCTTTAACGTCTATGCTTCGGGCTGGCCGGGGACGGGCCGAACCTCAGCGGTGACCGCCTATTTGCGGGAACTTGCCAAAAGCAAACCAGCGCCATCTGACTGGTGCTATGTGAACAACTTTCGCGATCCCTACAACCCCAGGGCGTT
This genomic window from Chloroflexi bacterium ADurb.Bin180 contains:
- the der gene encoding GTPase Der, which gives rise to MSKPLVAIVGRQNVGKSTLFNRIVGERIAIVEDVPGTTRDRLYADAEWQGRAFALVDTGGLALDTTDSLLARVRAQAELAIDEADVIILVTDVLSGVTADDLELARMLRRTSKPILLCVNKADSESRRLEANEFYSLGLGDVHAVSAIHGIGVADLLDAVTATFPVAAEAEDDTTMKVAIIGRTSVGKSSLLNALLGEERTIVSAVPGTTRDAIDTSLKFHGQKITLIDTAGIRKRGAVSPGVEKYSVLRALKAIDRADVVLLLIDGSQGVLAQDAHIAGYVVEAAKSVVVVVNKWDLVIKDSTTMDAYREHVKQELKFVPYAPVLFISALKRQRVDQVLDTALRVHEQRFQRIPTSDLNDLVQESIARHSPPSRWGKKLKFYYSTQPTVDPPTLVFFVNDARLVHFSYQRYLENRIRERWGFEGTPIRLRFQGRTDKDA
- a CDS encoding Acyl-coenzyme A:6-aminopenicillanic acid acyl-transferase, producing the protein MAAAAPTGRAEPAPAHREGRLYLPVTLVRLLTLLALVLTAGAIVPGERSPISRGAGSLETVGTVRVVHLSGDPYEMGLQQGRLLSESIRELVSQYLYGRLVKSGAQHFWMLVQSRLTEPRLPPSIRSELHGIADGAGLSYRDVLLLNTVPDQLALAHTLPDASLLRGLFSPSLPLTGSLSLCTSFVGWGSATDNGQLLLGHNVENAEGDVLRDQLVLVVRQPRSSAATVSLGLAGSVGIWAGMNERSLAVTLASSPSVDVKSVGQPLPILLRMSLETSGDLETLVGSVVSADRQYGGNVIAADGKAPRAVAIELSAHQYALFDGAAHGGELVRTNHFVDSELSITQASAVDDGVKRASQERLDRVTDWMERNNGWIGVDKALAQLLDVSSWPEAGRTDSRTLQSILFVPADACLWLAQDAHSSPGTYSRLTFDELTGRRVAP
- the sigW_3 gene encoding ECF RNA polymerase sigma factor SigW gives rise to the protein MDTRSSDQELLAEAQQGSLDAFEILYHKYEHSVFRTAWGILGDRQAAEEVLQDCFVRTHRHLNHLHGDPSVGPWLHRVTVNLCYSRLRRNYLSRMTIPLEEISDRLFNARGLSPEERSENNEVKAAVHSGIEALDAKHRAVVVLYYLQDLPLEEISSILECPVGTVKSRLFHARRDLCQRLATLRARPVAAAA